The following coding sequences are from one Nitrospinota bacterium window:
- the carA gene encoding glutamine-hydrolyzing carbamoyl-phosphate synthase small subunit, which yields MSEKAILALKDGMIFEGRALGALGEATGEVVFNTSMTGYQEITTDPSYKGQIVAMTYPLIGNVGCNEEDFESARPQVEGFIVREASRAPSSWRSRMSFDAYLKAWGIVGIEGIDTRALTKHIRTVGAMDGVLSSVDLDRGSLMEKARAVPSLIGRDLVREVTCQEPYGWEQALWSLKDGYAGPGEARHRVVAFDYGIKQNILRNLVARGCDVQVAPATASAEWLLERAETFDGIFLSNGPGDPTGVPYAAETVAALLDKLDKPLFGICLGHQIMALALGAKTFKLKFGHRGANQPVKDLTTEKVEITSQNHGFAVDIETLPEELELTHVNLNDGTCEGLRHRTRPVFSVQYHPEASPGPHDASYLFDRFIEAMEERRG from the coding sequence ATGAGCGAGAAGGCCATCCTGGCGCTCAAAGACGGGATGATCTTCGAGGGCCGGGCCCTCGGGGCCCTCGGAGAGGCCACGGGCGAGGTGGTCTTCAACACCTCCATGACCGGTTACCAGGAGATTACGACCGACCCCTCATACAAGGGCCAGATCGTCGCCATGACCTACCCTTTGATCGGCAACGTCGGCTGCAACGAGGAAGACTTCGAGTCGGCCCGACCCCAGGTGGAGGGCTTCATCGTTCGGGAGGCCTCCAGGGCGCCTTCCTCGTGGCGCTCCCGGATGAGCTTCGACGCTTACTTGAAAGCCTGGGGCATCGTTGGAATTGAGGGCATCGACACCCGGGCTCTGACCAAGCACATCCGGACGGTCGGGGCCATGGACGGGGTGCTGTCGTCGGTGGACCTCGACCGGGGCTCACTGATGGAGAAGGCCAGGGCCGTGCCCTCCCTGATCGGAAGGGACCTCGTCCGGGAAGTCACCTGCCAGGAGCCCTACGGCTGGGAGCAGGCTCTCTGGAGTTTGAAGGACGGCTACGCCGGCCCAGGTGAAGCCCGCCACCGGGTGGTGGCCTTCGACTACGGCATCAAGCAAAACATCCTGAGAAACCTCGTGGCTCGCGGCTGCGACGTCCAGGTGGCGCCGGCCACCGCCTCGGCCGAGTGGCTCCTGGAGAGGGCCGAGACCTTCGACGGCATCTTCCTCTCCAACGGCCCCGGCGACCCGACCGGCGTGCCGTATGCCGCCGAGACGGTGGCGGCCTTGCTGGATAAGCTGGACAAACCCCTATTTGGAATATGCCTCGGCCACCAGATTATGGCGCTCGCGCTCGGCGCGAAGACCTTCAAGCTCAAGTTCGGCCACAGGGGGGCCAACCAGCCGGTCAAGGACCTCACCACCGAGAAGGTCGAGATTACGAGCCAGAACCACGGCTTCGCCGTTGACATAGAGACACTGCCGGAAGAGCTGGAGCTCACCCACGTGAACCTGAACGACGGGACCTGCGAAGGTCTCCGGCACCGGACGAGACCGGTCTTCTCCGTCCAGTACCACCCCGAGGCCTCCCCCGGCCCCCACGACGCCAGCTACCTCTTCGACCGCTTCATCGAGGCGATGGAGGAGAGGAGGGGATAA